One part of the Acidobacteriota bacterium genome encodes these proteins:
- a CDS encoding GAF domain-containing protein, with protein MSGSAQPEAPFAPRKEVTTPGELAASVDLPAGGNFDGQELDAALQLLVERAQYITGATGSALALTHGEEMVCRASAGSSAPGVGARLQVRSGLTGESISRKQLLRCDNAETDPRVNLETCRQLGIASIVVLPLLTRKGEVRGLFELFSDHAYAFEERDLIALERMADLTMTALDLAERKPRPAVAPVVIPEPVPAPPPTMTEAHEERASEVPVVAMASDLADTASHAAIVDQSVPVPPALDHPLGTAQVHSALFQETVPETPPAAVPEAMRRVQKCASCGFPVSEGRSLCVDCENKRHLHPEAGETVAPEFIPAFLNAPPPKESWVTNHVNVLAVLVLILSLVVLVVVFR; from the coding sequence ATGTCGGGATCTGCACAACCTGAGGCGCCATTCGCGCCGAGAAAAGAAGTCACCACGCCGGGAGAGTTGGCGGCCAGCGTAGATCTGCCCGCAGGGGGCAATTTCGACGGGCAGGAGCTGGACGCCGCGCTGCAGTTACTGGTGGAGCGCGCGCAATACATCACGGGCGCGACCGGATCGGCGCTGGCGCTTACACACGGTGAGGAAATGGTCTGCCGCGCGAGTGCAGGTTCCTCGGCACCAGGCGTGGGCGCGCGGTTGCAAGTCCGCTCGGGACTGACTGGCGAAAGTATTTCCCGCAAGCAGTTGCTGCGCTGTGATAACGCGGAAACCGATCCGCGTGTGAATCTGGAAACGTGCCGGCAGCTCGGGATCGCATCCATTGTTGTATTGCCTTTGCTGACCCGAAAGGGAGAGGTGCGCGGCCTGTTTGAGTTGTTCTCGGACCACGCCTATGCCTTCGAGGAGCGTGACCTGATTGCTCTCGAGCGCATGGCCGACTTAACCATGACGGCTCTCGATCTGGCGGAGAGGAAGCCGCGTCCGGCGGTTGCTCCGGTGGTGATTCCTGAGCCGGTTCCGGCGCCGCCTCCGACCATGACCGAGGCTCACGAAGAACGAGCGAGTGAAGTGCCGGTTGTGGCGATGGCATCAGACCTGGCGGACACGGCTTCCCATGCCGCGATCGTCGACCAGTCCGTGCCGGTCCCTCCGGCTCTGGACCACCCGCTGGGAACTGCGCAAGTGCACTCCGCCTTATTTCAAGAGACGGTTCCGGAGACTCCGCCAGCTGCGGTGCCCGAGGCGATGCGACGAGTGCAAAAATGTGCCTCCTGTGGATTTCCTGTTTCTGAAGGCCGCTCGCTATGCGTGGACTGCGAGAACAAGCGCCATCTGCACCCTGAGGCAGGAGAGACAGTTGCGCCTGAGTTTATCCCTGCGTTTCTGAACGCGCCGCCGCCCAAGGAATCGTGGGTTACGAACCACGTCAACGTACTGGCCGTGCTGGTACTGATCCTGTCGCTCGTGGTCTTGGTGGTGGTATTCCGCTAG
- a CDS encoding 2-oxoglutarate dehydrogenase E1 component, giving the protein MATSTQNKARGGAAAGTVETLERERVYELFRQWGYLEAELNPLGLLPPQPHPDLQIDNEWARDARRIYCGSVGAEFMHIADPERRRWIQERLEGEPEHVEHELALDLLIQADLFEQTLQARYLGNKRFSLEGNTSLLPLLDEVLDVAGEHGAVELVMGMSHRGRLNVIINIAKRPPEEIFGEFEDVDPRSVLGSGDVKYHMGATGEYVTKSGAKIHIHLASNPSHLEAVDPVTVGRTRAKQDRAGDGGKVKYLPVLVHGDAAFAGQGITAETLNYADLAGYTVGGTIHIIVNNLVGFTTNAREEHSSRFSAQLARRQAIPIFHVNGENVDAVLRIARIAAQYRYKFGSDVVIDLIGYRRHGHSEVDDPTVTQPLMYKAIKAHPPLWEIYAKEIGVGDIGARVQAIKAGYEAAQKRAGQLTKKPVLRELPKYWDTYFGGPYKAEYEAPTGIPQEELFELTKRLTTYPDGFHIHPKVKKLLEQRVEMGTGKKPLDYGMAEALAFASLVKQGIPIRLSGQDSRRATFNQRHSVLIDTEDESEHVPLRHISPDQARCDIYNSTLSEAGVMGFEYGYSRDYPEALVLWEAQFGDFANVAQAVIDQFVCAGEDKWGLLSGLVLLLPHGYEGQGPEHSSARIERFLQLAARDNIQICQPSNAGQYFHLLRRQGLRKWRKPLIVFTPKSMLRHPDALSPLEDLTHQKFLTVFPDTEVRDTKRILLSTGKIGHELRVERKKRNDFDTAIIFVEQMYPFPEAELAAELERHSSARDIVWVQEEPANMGALFYMLPRLRRIANGRPVLSVKRSASPSPATGSAKAHEVEQKTLLALAFTTQG; this is encoded by the coding sequence ATGGCTACTTCTACGCAAAATAAAGCTCGTGGCGGCGCGGCTGCCGGAACCGTGGAAACGCTTGAACGGGAACGGGTTTACGAACTGTTCCGCCAGTGGGGATACCTGGAAGCAGAACTTAACCCCTTGGGACTATTGCCTCCGCAACCGCACCCCGACCTCCAGATCGACAATGAATGGGCCCGGGACGCGCGCCGCATCTATTGCGGAAGCGTGGGCGCGGAATTCATGCATATCGCCGATCCAGAGCGCAGGCGCTGGATCCAGGAACGGCTGGAAGGCGAGCCCGAGCATGTCGAACATGAACTTGCGCTCGACCTGCTGATCCAGGCCGACCTGTTTGAGCAGACGCTGCAGGCGCGCTATCTCGGGAACAAGCGATTTTCGCTCGAAGGCAACACTTCTCTCCTGCCGCTGTTGGACGAAGTCCTCGACGTGGCCGGAGAACATGGCGCTGTCGAACTCGTCATGGGGATGAGCCATCGTGGACGATTGAACGTCATCATCAATATCGCGAAGCGTCCACCGGAAGAGATCTTTGGCGAATTCGAGGATGTTGATCCGCGCAGCGTGCTCGGGTCCGGCGACGTGAAATATCACATGGGCGCGACCGGCGAGTATGTCACAAAGAGTGGAGCGAAGATTCACATCCACCTGGCGTCCAATCCGAGCCATCTCGAGGCAGTCGATCCCGTCACCGTCGGCCGCACTCGCGCCAAGCAGGACCGCGCGGGAGACGGCGGCAAAGTGAAGTATCTTCCCGTGCTCGTCCACGGCGACGCGGCCTTCGCCGGACAAGGCATTACCGCCGAGACTCTGAACTATGCCGACCTTGCCGGCTATACCGTCGGGGGCACGATCCACATCATTGTGAACAACCTGGTCGGATTTACGACCAACGCTCGCGAAGAACATTCGTCGCGCTTTTCAGCGCAGCTCGCGCGGCGGCAGGCGATTCCGATTTTTCACGTCAACGGCGAGAATGTCGACGCCGTTCTTCGTATTGCTCGGATCGCCGCACAATATCGTTACAAATTTGGCAGCGACGTAGTGATCGACCTGATCGGCTATCGCCGCCACGGCCATAGCGAGGTCGATGATCCAACCGTCACCCAGCCGCTGATGTACAAGGCCATCAAAGCGCATCCTCCGCTATGGGAAATCTACGCCAAGGAAATCGGTGTCGGTGATATTGGCGCGCGCGTGCAAGCCATTAAAGCCGGCTACGAAGCAGCGCAAAAACGCGCCGGACAGCTCACCAAGAAACCGGTCCTCCGCGAACTCCCCAAGTATTGGGATACCTACTTCGGCGGACCTTACAAAGCCGAGTACGAAGCGCCAACTGGGATTCCACAAGAAGAACTGTTCGAATTGACGAAGCGTCTGACCACGTATCCCGACGGATTTCACATCCATCCGAAAGTGAAGAAGTTACTCGAACAGCGCGTTGAGATGGGCACTGGCAAGAAGCCGCTCGACTATGGCATGGCCGAAGCACTCGCCTTCGCCAGCCTGGTGAAGCAAGGTATTCCGATCCGGCTCAGCGGCCAGGACTCGCGTCGCGCCACTTTCAACCAGCGCCATTCGGTGCTAATCGATACCGAGGACGAGTCGGAACACGTACCGCTTCGACACATCTCGCCCGACCAGGCCCGCTGCGACATCTACAATTCCACGCTCTCGGAAGCCGGCGTGATGGGATTCGAATACGGTTACAGCCGCGACTATCCGGAAGCCCTTGTGTTGTGGGAAGCGCAGTTCGGCGATTTCGCCAACGTCGCACAGGCCGTGATCGATCAGTTCGTGTGTGCCGGAGAGGACAAGTGGGGATTGTTGTCTGGCCTCGTATTGCTGCTTCCGCACGGCTACGAAGGACAAGGACCGGAGCACTCCAGCGCCCGCATTGAACGTTTCCTGCAACTCGCGGCGCGCGACAATATCCAGATCTGCCAGCCGTCCAACGCTGGACAATATTTTCATCTGCTGCGGCGGCAAGGATTGCGCAAGTGGCGCAAGCCGCTGATCGTGTTCACCCCGAAGAGTATGTTGCGCCATCCGGATGCGTTGTCGCCACTGGAAGATCTGACGCATCAGAAGTTCCTCACGGTGTTCCCGGACACGGAAGTGCGAGACACCAAACGGATTCTTCTCTCCACTGGAAAGATCGGCCACGAACTGCGCGTCGAGCGCAAGAAACGCAACGACTTCGACACCGCCATCATCTTCGTGGAACAGATGTATCCATTCCCCGAAGCAGAGCTGGCCGCGGAGCTGGAACGTCACTCATCGGCTCGCGACATCGTCTGGGTACAGGAAGAGCCGGCCAATATGGGTGCGCTGTTCTACATGTTGCCGCGCCTGCGGAGAATCGCAAACGGCCGGCCTGTCTTGTCGGTGAAGCGGTCGGCGAGTCCCAGTCCGGCGACGGGGTCGGCAAAAGCTCACGAGGTCGAGCAAAAGACCCTGCTGGCGCTGGCATTCACGACACAGGGCTAG
- the speB gene encoding agmatinase, with the protein MPSLPATAKPDTPVLLGIPFDANSSWLRGAAGAPPIIRVSFRSDSSNSWTETGVDLGAEGAYCDAGDLKFTFQEPFAAIEKKVGELLDKGLRVISLGGDHSIALPILCAYGKRMPGLTVIQFDAHPDLYDELEGNRLSHACPFARVMEDGWAKRLIQVGIRTLNGHQREQVKKFGVEVIEMRHLPALDRMKIDGPVYISFDMDALDPAFAPGISHREPGGMSVRDALMHIQAITGKIVGADIVEYNPAQDHTQITAMVAAKLLKEIMGKMIGG; encoded by the coding sequence ATGCCATCGCTTCCTGCGACTGCTAAGCCGGATACACCCGTTCTTCTTGGAATCCCATTCGACGCGAACTCTTCCTGGCTCAGGGGAGCGGCCGGAGCGCCGCCGATTATCCGCGTTTCTTTTCGGTCTGATTCGTCGAACTCCTGGACCGAGACTGGAGTCGATCTTGGTGCCGAGGGTGCGTACTGCGATGCTGGCGATCTCAAGTTCACTTTCCAGGAACCCTTTGCCGCGATCGAAAAGAAGGTCGGCGAGCTTCTGGACAAAGGCCTGCGCGTAATTTCGTTGGGCGGCGACCACTCCATCGCGTTGCCGATCTTGTGCGCGTATGGCAAGCGTATGCCGGGGCTGACCGTCATTCAATTTGACGCGCACCCCGATCTGTACGACGAACTGGAAGGCAACCGCCTGTCCCACGCTTGCCCGTTTGCCCGCGTTATGGAAGATGGTTGGGCGAAACGCCTGATCCAGGTAGGGATCCGCACCCTGAATGGACACCAGCGCGAACAGGTAAAGAAGTTCGGTGTCGAAGTGATTGAGATGCGTCACCTGCCCGCGCTCGACCGGATGAAGATCGATGGTCCGGTTTACATTTCTTTTGACATGGACGCGCTCGATCCGGCTTTCGCTCCCGGCATCTCACACCGCGAACCGGGCGGGATGTCGGTTCGCGATGCACTCATGCATATTCAGGCGATCACCGGAAAGATCGTGGGCGCCGACATCGTCGAATACAATCCAGCGCAGGACCACACGCAGATCACCGCCATGGTCGCAGCAAAGCTGCTGAAGGAAATCATGGGGAAAATGATTGGCGGGTAG
- a CDS encoding DUF202 domain-containing protein, whose amino-acid sequence MPELNNARDHLANERTFLAWIRTGVATIVFGFAVGRFSIALQEFLQFEGKKVSTPGLTAWLGMISIVAGVLLIFAGLYRYRQTRQQIDTDSFKPAGTIIDLVAVLLAVFGIVLAGYLAWIKIAQG is encoded by the coding sequence ATGCCCGAACTCAACAACGCCCGCGACCACCTTGCGAATGAACGCACGTTCCTGGCGTGGATCCGCACCGGCGTTGCCACCATCGTGTTTGGATTTGCGGTGGGCCGTTTTTCGATCGCGCTCCAGGAATTTCTCCAGTTTGAAGGTAAGAAAGTTTCCACTCCCGGACTGACAGCGTGGCTGGGAATGATCTCGATTGTGGCCGGCGTGCTGCTGATTTTTGCCGGCCTGTACCGTTACCGGCAGACGCGTCAGCAAATCGATACGGACTCGTTTAAGCCCGCCGGAACGATCATCGACCTGGTGGCGGTTTTGCTGGCCGTGTTTGGGATCGTGCTGGCGGGATATCTGGCGTGGATCAAGATTGCTCAGGGATAA